The following proteins are co-located in the Haloarcula marismortui ATCC 43049 genome:
- a CDS encoding TatD family hydrolase — translation MDIDDTPVLDNHLHLDPVNGRNVAAAEEFASQGGTHLLVLNKPSWHLVEKATDEAIFREVFDLTVEAAATATEVLGGRAWPVLGVHPALISKLVDDGYTPPEARDIMQTGLDVAAGYVDNGDALAMKSGRPHYDVDDAVWEASNEVMCHGFERAADVGCAIQLHTEGGEDFEAVARWAEDRGLDRTQVVKHYSGGRLRGPVKSVLADKDELEIAVETDDPFLMETDYIDDPDRPGAVLGPKTVPRRVRWLLENGDEDAVRTAHVETPKAVYGIDTEATLER, via the coding sequence ATGGACATCGACGACACGCCGGTACTGGACAACCACCTCCATCTCGACCCGGTCAACGGCCGGAACGTCGCGGCAGCCGAGGAGTTCGCGTCCCAGGGCGGAACACACCTGCTGGTGCTCAACAAGCCGTCCTGGCATCTTGTTGAGAAGGCCACTGACGAGGCGATCTTCCGGGAAGTGTTCGACCTGACTGTCGAGGCCGCCGCCACAGCGACCGAGGTGCTGGGCGGGCGCGCCTGGCCCGTCCTCGGCGTCCACCCGGCACTAATTTCGAAGCTCGTCGACGACGGCTACACGCCGCCGGAAGCGCGAGATATCATGCAGACCGGCCTCGACGTGGCGGCGGGGTACGTCGATAACGGCGATGCGCTCGCGATGAAGTCCGGCCGCCCGCACTACGACGTGGACGACGCCGTCTGGGAGGCTTCGAACGAAGTGATGTGCCACGGGTTCGAACGCGCCGCCGACGTGGGCTGTGCGATACAGCTCCACACCGAGGGCGGCGAAGACTTCGAAGCAGTCGCTCGCTGGGCCGAAGACCGTGGCCTTGACCGCACGCAGGTCGTCAAACACTACTCCGGGGGCCGACTCCGCGGCCCGGTCAAATCGGTACTTGCAGATAAGGACGAACTGGAAATCGCGGTCGAGACCGACGACCCGTTCCTGATGGAGACCGATTACATCGACGACCCGGACCGCCCCGGCGCAGTACTTGGCCCGAAGACCGTGCCGCGGCGCGTCCGCTGGCTCCTCGAAAACGGGGACGAAGACGCGGTCAGAACAGCACACGTCGAGACACCGAAGGCGGTGTACGGCATTGACACCGAAGCGACGCTGGAGCGGTGA
- a CDS encoding NYN domain-containing protein has translation MKLLRRIFEDKDSPQRVGLFVDGPNVLRSEFDVDLDEVRDIAAEYGPLAVTRLYVDQNASPGLIQAAEARGFEVRTTSGDVDVRLAVDATNAAVAGQIDVLAVASRDTDFKPALEVAAREGVKTVAIAPGEYGRSDALRNAAEDAVTL, from the coding sequence ATGAAGCTGCTCCGTCGGATATTCGAGGACAAAGACTCGCCCCAGCGCGTCGGACTGTTCGTCGATGGCCCAAATGTGCTCAGGTCTGAATTCGATGTCGATTTAGACGAGGTCCGAGATATCGCAGCTGAGTACGGTCCGCTGGCAGTCACCCGTCTCTACGTCGACCAGAACGCCTCGCCCGGACTCATTCAGGCCGCTGAAGCCCGCGGGTTCGAGGTTCGAACAACCAGCGGTGACGTTGATGTCCGACTCGCTGTTGACGCGACAAACGCCGCCGTTGCTGGACAGATAGACGTGCTGGCCGTCGCCTCGCGGGATACGGATTTCAAGCCGGCGCTGGAAGTGGCCGCACGGGAAGGGGTCAAGACGGTCGCCATCGCGCCGGGGGAGTACGGCCGCTCCGATGCGTTACGCAACGCGGCTGAAGACGCAGTGACGCTCTAA